From the Lathyrus oleraceus cultivar Zhongwan6 chromosome 4, CAAS_Psat_ZW6_1.0, whole genome shotgun sequence genome, one window contains:
- the LOC127136392 gene encoding uncharacterized mitochondrial protein AtMg00810-like, producing the protein MVQHFVRLMQSEFEMSHVGELAYFLGLQVKQMDDIIFISQSKYSKSIVKKFVMENASHKRTTAPTHLKLTKDEKGVNVDQSLYRSMISSLLYLTTNKPDITFVVGVCARYQSESKISHITQVKRILKYINGTSDYGMLYSHNANSLLIGYCDADWAGIADDRNSTSRGCLFLGNNLISWFIKKKNSVS; encoded by the coding sequence ATGGTCCAACATTTTGTCAGGCtgatgcaatctgaatttgaaatgagtcaTGTTGGTGAATTGGCTTACTTTCTTGGGCTTCAAGTCAAACAAATGGATGATATTATCTTCATCTCTCAAAGCAAGTATTCTAAGAGTATAGTAAAGAAGTTTGTCATGGAAAATGCTAGTCATAAAAGGACAACTGCACCAACTCACTTGAAATTGACTAAAGATGAAAAAGGTGTAAATGTGGATCAAAGTCTGTACAGGAGTATGATTAGTAGTTTGTTGTATCTCACAACTAACAAACCTGACATTACATTTGTTGTAGGAGTATGTGCAAGGTATCAGTCTGAATCCAAAATAAGTCATATTActcaagtgaaaaggatcctgaagtATATAAATGGAACTAGTGACTATGGAATGTTGTATTCCCATAATGCAAATTCCTTGCTTATAGGATACTGTGATGCAGATTGGGCAGGCATTGCCGATGATAGAAATAGCACTTCTAGAGGATGTTTAttcttgggaaataatcttaTATCTTGGTTCATCAAGAAGAAAAATAGTGTGTCTTAA